The Fibrobacter sp. UWH6 genomic interval CAGTCAACATGCGAAGCACTCGTTCGCCAGCGGAGTTGGCCATTTCTTCGGGAGAGTAATTGGCCAACAGTTCATAACCGCCAATGGCGCCCGGACGCTCGGCAGAAGTCAAACGTTCAGAACCGTCAGCTGCAGTGACGCTTACGCTCAAGCGCAGGTGGCTGCGGTCCATTTCCACATTCAGACCTTCGCTGTTCAACAAATTAATGTGGGTGCAGTCATCAGTTACGCCAACGGTCACCTGAACAATCTTGTCGGAAATGCCGCGGGCAGTCTTGTCGGCACGGAACAGAAAATCCTGTTTGACAGCCTGGCCCAAAACTCGAGGATCCTGGAAGGCGGCGGCGTTGTAATCGCAGACGCGCTTTGCAGGAGCAAATTCAAAAGGCTTTGCAGCAGAACCTTCACCACCATTCATGGCGGCAATGCGACCAAAAGCCAAGGTCTTTACCAAGTTCACCAAGGCTTCTTCGGAATCGTCGCTGGTAAAACCATAGAGGACTTCGGTACCATACAGCAAACGGATGCCGATACCGTAATCTGTACCTGCCGTAGCCGTTTCAATCTTACTGTCCTTAAGTCCCAGGCTAGAGCTTCGAGTTTCTTCTTCAAAAATTTCTACAAAGTCTGCACCGGCGCTTCGGCCAGCCTCAAAAATCTTAACAGCTACAGACGGATTCATAAAACCTCAAAAAAAACGCGACAACCCCTAGAGGTGCCGCGTCAAAAATTACTTGTTGCGAACGGGAACGCCACCCTTGCGCATGGCATCCTTGATGCCCGGCACAGTGTAGTCGCCAAAATGAACCATGGAAGCCACCAAGGCGGCATCGGCGCTGGTCTTATTGAACAGGTCCACAATATGGTCGGGAGTACCGGCACCACCGCTGGCAATCACGGGAACCTGGACAGCCTTGGCCACCTGGTCGGTAATGTTCAGTTCGTAGCCCTGCTTGACACCGTCGGTATCAATAGCATTCAGGCAAATTTCGCCAACGCCCAGCTCTTCAGCCTTCTTGGCCCATTCTACGGCATCGAGACCCATAGGCTGACGGCCGCCACGAATGTACACTTCATAACCGCTGGGGAACTTTTCAGAAACACCCACAAACTTCGCATCCATACCCAGCACGATGCACTGGCGGCCAAAGGCCTTTGCACCTTCTGCAATGATTTCGGGATGGAGG includes:
- the hisF gene encoding imidazole glycerol phosphate synthase subunit HisF yields the protein MLTKRLIVCLDVRDRKVTKGVKFKGNIDIGDPVEMGARYSDEGVDELVFYDITASAENRPCDMEMIRQIAKRVFIPFAVGGGIRNLEDMHQALLAGAEKVSVNSLAVLHPEIIAEGAKAFGRQCIVLGMDAKFVGVSEKFPSGYEVYIRGGRQPMGLDAVEWAKKAEELGVGEICLNAIDTDGVKQGYELNITDQVAKAVQVPVIASGGAGTPDHIVDLFNKTSADAALVASMVHFGDYTVPGIKDAMRKGGVPVRNK